In Primulina eburnea isolate SZY01 chromosome 5, ASM2296580v1, whole genome shotgun sequence, a single window of DNA contains:
- the LOC140831412 gene encoding uncharacterized protein encodes MTKEGANPDSSVISGNILISDKEALTLIDTGATHSFMSEVFMHSLSVEHTVMPLYFNIVLPSRDEICPTSILKACPVQMGTRLFFVDFIVIPMVHFDVILGMDWLFAYRAVIDCVGKTLKFLDDDHESNVFVCLGSSMSIPVIFCLQATKLLHKGFIGFLASVSDMRREGNMQLQDIDVVQDYPDVICKGL; translated from the coding sequence ATGACAAAAGAAGGTGCTAATCCTGATTCTTCGGTAATATCAGGTAATATTTTAATATCCGACAAGGAAGCACttacattgattgatactggtgcgactcattcttttatgtctgaagtgTTTATGCACTCTTTATCTGTTGAACATACTGTCATGCCTTTATACTTCAATATTGTGTTGCCCTCTAGAGATGAAATATGTCCCACTAGTATCCTTAAGGCTTGTCCTGTACAAATGGGTACAAGATTATTTTTTGTTGATTTCATAGTTATTCCGATGGTTCATTTTGATGTTATACTGGGTATGGATTGGTTGTTtgcctatcgtgcagtgattgactGTGTGGGAAAGACATTGAAGTTTTTAGATGATGACCATGAGAGTAATGTATTTGTTTGTCTAGGCTCTTCGATGAGTATTCCTGTTATTTTTTGTCTACAAGCTACTAAATTGTTGCACAAAGGTTTTATTGGCTTTCTTGCTTCAGTATCGGATATGAGAAGGGAAGGTAATATGCAATTGCAGGATATTGATGTGGTTCAGGATTATCCTGACGTAATTTGTAAAGGCCTCTAA